A window of the Oncorhynchus mykiss isolate Arlee chromosome 15, USDA_OmykA_1.1, whole genome shotgun sequence genome harbors these coding sequences:
- the LOC110516855 gene encoding thymidine phosphorylase-like — MAHHEQSKATFPEHIRKKRNGEQLSAGEIRDFVQGVKDKTIQESQIGAMLMAIWLKGMVAEETLALTKEMMMSGEVMSWPAEWEGLMVDKHSTGGVGDKISLVLAPALAACGCKVPMISGRGLAHTGGTLDKLESIPGFNVYQSVQQLHRILEEVGCCIVGQTDNLVPADKVMYALRDVTSTVDSLPLITGSIISKKGAESLSALVLDVKFGNAALYKDLGSAKSLAQSMVTVGNSLGIRTGAVLSRMNCPIGRCVGNTLEVMESLECLKGRGPDDILELVTSLGGLLLWMIGRAGSLDEGKKVISTTLQNGAALEKFQNMMIGQGVASQIAASLCSTNADYYSILRRAHYQTELETQGHGTVLDIDGMVIAQVLHRLGAGRSKAGDPVNHSVGAELLVSLGQKVEKGQPWLRVHYETPALSAEQRLGLQGALTLGPVDQLHTQPLVAEIILP, encoded by the exons GACTTCGTACAGGGTGTCAAGGACAAGACCATCCAAGAGAGCCAgattg gagcCATGCTGATGGCAATCTGGCTGAAGGGAATGGTAGCAGAGGAGACTCTCGCACTGACGAAGGAGATGATGATGTCAGGGGAAGTGATGTCATGGCCGGCAGAGTGGGAGGGGCTAATGGTGGATAAACATTCGACAGGTGGAGTGGGGGACAAGATCAGCCTGGTGCTGGCTCCTGCTCTGGCTGCCTGCGGCTGCAAG GTACCCATGATAAGTGGCAGAGGTCTGGCACACACAGGCGGCACGCTCGACAAACTGGAGTCCATCCCTGGCTTTAACGTCTATCAGTCAGTACAAcag CTGCATCGAATCCTGGAGGAGGTTGGCTGTTGCATTGTAGGACAGACAGATAACCTGGTGCCTGCTGACAAGGTCATGTACGCTCTGAGAGACGTTACGTCTACAGTCGACAGCCTCCCACTCATCACAG gCTCTATCATCTCTAAGAAGGGTGCTGAGTCTCTGAGTGCCTTGGTTCTGGATGTGAAGTTTGGGAATGCAGCTCTCTACAAAGACCTGGGCAGTGCCAAGTCACTGGCCCAGTCCATG GTGACAGTTGGGAACAGTTTGGGGATCCGTACCGGGGCGGTGCTTAGTCGTATGAACTGTCCTATTGGTCGCTGTGTGGGGAACACTCTGGAAGTGATGGAGTCCCTGGAGTGTCTAAAGGGGAGGGGCCCAGACGACATACTGGAGCTAGTCACAAGTCTGG gtgggctGCTGTTGTGGATGATTGGTCGTGCAGGGAGCCTGGATGAGGGTAAAAAGGTGATCTCTACAACCCTGCAGAATGGTGCAGCCCTGGAAAAGTTCCAGAACATGATGATTGGTCAGGGAGTAGCCAGTCAGATCGCTGCATCACTCTGTTCAACCAACGCAGACTACTACAGCATCCTGAGACGGGCACACTACCAAACAGAACTGGAGACACAGGGCCATg GGACAGTGCTGGACATAGACGGCATGGTCATTGCTCAGGTGCTGCACAGGTTGGGGGCGGGACGTTCGAAGGCCGGAGACCCTGTCAATCACAGCGTGGGGGCGGAGCTTCTGGTGTCTTTGGGACAGAAGGTGGAGAAAG GGCAGCCATGGCTGCGTGTCCACTACGAGACTCCGGCGCTGAGTGCAGAGCAGAGACTCGGTCTACAAGGGGCGCTGACACTGGGGCCCGTCGACCAGCTACACACACAGCCACTAGTGGCAGAAATCATACTGCCATAG